The Brachypodium distachyon strain Bd21 chromosome 4, Brachypodium_distachyon_v3.0, whole genome shotgun sequence nucleotide sequence GCGACAAATTGGTCAGGCTTGATCCTAATtgcaacaaataaacatatGCCACAATACGTCAATATCACGATTCAGGAACACAGAAAAAGTTCATACCTGCGCAGCAACGAGACCGCTGATATGAGCCATGTCAGTTAGCAACATGGCCCCGCACTTGTCCGCGATGGCCCTGAGCCTCGCATAATCCCATTCCCGCGGGTACGCGCTCCCGCCGCAGATGATGAGCTTGGGTCGGAAATCCATGGACTTCTCGTCGAGCCTGTCGTAGTCGACGTATCCGGAGTCGGAGCTGACCTTGTAGGGCAAGCTCTCGAAGTAGATGGAGGTGGCGGAAATCTTCTTGCCCCCGGCCGTGTAGTAGCCATGGGTGAGGTGCCCTCCGGACGGCAAATCGAGGCCCATAATCCGGTCGTGGGGCTGAAGCAACCCGGTGTAGGCGGCGAAGTTGGCCGGGGAGCCGGAGTAGGGCTGCACGTTGACGCCCCAGGAGGCAGGGTCGAGGTGGAACGCCtcgagcgcgcgcgcgcggcagaGCTCCTCGACCTCGTCGATGACCTCGTTGCCGCCGTAGTAGCGCGCGCCGGGCATGCCCTCGGAGTACTTGTTTGTGAGCGGGGAGCCGAGCGCCTCCATGACGGCGAGCGAGGTGAAGTTCTCCGACGCGATGAGCTCGATGCCCGTGCGCTGGCGGCGCTTCTCGCGCTCGATGAGGTCGTACACCTCCGGGTCGGCGTCCTCGAGCGAGGTGAGACCCCAGTCGGCCACGGCGTCcatcgccgcggcggcggtggtagCAGAGGCGGCGtcggtggcgacggcggcgtagAGGCGGACgggccgcgcggcggcgcggagcagCGGGGGGCGGAGAGGGGAAGGGTGGTGCTTGGGCGGAAGGGCGGCGGTCGTCTGGTGGGAGTATAAAGCGGCTCGCCCCATGGGTGGCTGCGCGGTCATGGCCATGGGCGTTGGGTGCTCGATGGAATGCGGCTGCGGCGCCGAGGAAGAAAGGCTGGGGTTAGTTCTGGACTGGGCTGGGCTGAGCCTCGCGTAATATATACGGCGTGGGTTTGCAAGGGTTTCTGCTTTTCTTCGAAGCCTCACGTGGATTTCCTCGCCTTTCTTTCAGCCGTCCCGGAGCCGTGTCCGTGGAGAAATGTTTATCTCTAGCTGATTGCTTGGGGAATCGATTGCTGTCAAGAGAGAAAAATGGGGGGAATCGATTCGTTTATCTCGAGTTGGGCTGCAGAAAACCGTAGCATATCTCTCCagcctttttgtttttgttgcgACTCTCCAACGGCCTCCGACGAACTGAGCTACGTGTCTAGTGTGTGCGCCTGTAGTATTACAACGCTAGTATAAATCTAGTTGTATCTAAGATAATCATCAAATTATTAAATCTGaaaattccatatttgccactgAAAATTTGTGCCTATGCCaaatgccactcaaatttcgggatacaaatatgccactacaGTTAATTGACCGCTAGTTGATCATTAAGTAAGAGATGGAAAGACAATTTTTACACCAGGTAGTATGTTAATTTTTCCTTTACAACGAAGCACCCATTTTAGAGAACTTGTAATTCCAGTTTTTAAAGATGCCACCAACACAACATTTCGAAGTAAGTTTCAGCAATAATGATTTTGgcataaaaaattaaaaattccAACAGTACTTCCCTTGATTTCACAAAATTCATAATAGATTCAACACAACAATAATCCCTTCGGTTTTTTATATAAGTCGGTAAAACATTTTGTGCGAATATTAACGCAAGTACTGCGCACTCCCGCATGTTAACTGCCACGTGTTGTGGTTTGGAACCGCATGCAGCCGTGGAAAAATTGATGTCCCGTGCAATTACCAAAATAGAACCTGCATGTCTGGCTTTTCTCCACGCCTGCAACCGTGCGCGCATTATAATTCGGTCAGAAAACACGTGAAAAATTTATACGTCATATATTAaaaaacgaagggagtatacTAAAACTCATCATAAATACAGCATGCGTGCTCACAAGCATTCCAACAACATAATGTTCAAAAGATAATAGTCCAAGGTTCAGGAACATTTTGAAGCGCAGAAACTTCTTCATTACTTCAGGCTGGTCCTTTGTGCTGTGCCGTTCACCTCCAGAAGAAGatcatttatttttctcttgtcCTTTTAGTCAGCAATGTTGGAATGAGCTTGGAATCCATTGGCGCCTGAATCAGCCTCTGACAGATCGGTTTTGAATTCCAATTTGGCTTGGCGCAAGGGACTCTTTTGGGAGGTCTTTATCCTGGCTACTTGGGGGCTCTGGAAAGTGAGGAAACGCTCAGATTTTTGAAAACATTGCCCCTACGATGGATCTGTTTGAAAGCAGACATTCTTTTGCTTGCTCATCGCTCCACCAAGGAGAAGttcactactccctccgtccgctTTTACTAGGCGCACTAGTTTCTTCACAGGTACCAAGATAGCTAGCCTCCTAGCGCATGGATCGCCTGCAATTGGTTCACGCATTTTTCTGGCCCAATCAGTTGCGTTCTGCCCTAGTCCAAATCTAATACGCCTGGTATATGTGGACGAGGCTATTCAAATAAAACGCCTGGTAAAGgcggacagagggagtactaaactTACTCATCTTATTCAGGAGCTTGGTTTCTGATCTAGAGGGCCTGTCCTCGgattctttgtttttcttttctctctaaCAATGTAACCTGTACAGTCTTGCTAACCCCTTAATACAAAGCGcagtaggagcctctcctgctGCTTTcccctttcaaaaaataaatatgaaactGACAATTGACTTAACGGTCGTCTAGTGGTCAACTAAtggtagtggcatatttgtaccccatgcaaaatttgagtggcatatATAAAACATGCAAATTCTGAGTGGCATTTGGACATATGAGCGAATTTTCAGTGGCACATATGGAATACTCTCCAGGACAAAAATCACAACAAATTCATATTGATTCAAAACAAGATAACAATAAAACGATGTCCTACTTTACTGATCCTAGAATAGCCGAAAATAAGATTTTGTTAAAGAAGTTGTCTGATCGCACTCAAGGAAATACACACAAACTTACTTATAGGTTTACTTGAATAACATAGTTACACGAGAAAAACATAGTTATTGGATCTTAAAATAGTTGCTGGAGAGCTTGTTGCCGATTCCCGCAGCTAGGTCATACCTCCCGGCCGCGAGAATTCGTTCCTCGCATCTAGATCACATGTATGATCcttccgaggtatccacatgCACTGCAACAGTAGTTAGATAGCACTCCGTGATGCACCACAAAAACCTACCCAAAAAAAACTAGAGGGAGGTGGAAGAATAGTCAAAAGCACTTCGACCGCATCACCGAAAGAACTTGTAAAGGCTTCGTGAGCCTTGATTAAAAAAGGGAAATAGACAAAGTCTGTGAACGTAGAAAAACAAAGAGtgaaatacaccactagtccgtAAACTCGGAGCGAATGCACtgtttagtccacgaactctcAAAACACATGCATAAAACCGTAAACTGGCATTAGTATAACACTTAGGTCAAAAAAGGTTCATCATGATTAATTTCGGTCACATGGCAACCACGTCAGCTTGAGCTAGGACCGCGGGTAGCTGTTGGGGTTTCTCAGggttcttttgcaaaaatttaACATAATTCTTCGCAGCCGGGTTGCTGTtaaattaacaaaaaattaaCATCATTCCCCGCAGGCTGTTGTTAATTTGTCGCAAAAACTGCCCCGAGAAACCCCAACAGCAAACCATGGTCTTGGCTTAAGACGACGTGGCTGTCACATGGCCGGAATTAACCACATCGAACCGTTTTTTGACCTAAGTGTTAGACTAATACCAGTTTAATgttttaagtgtgcgttttctaAGTTTGTGACTAAATTGTACATTCGTTCCAAGTTTATGTACTAGTGGAGCCTACACTTCCCTCAAATGATAAGGGTGTTTCTCTTCCATCTATTTTCATAGAagattttttaatttaaattaaaaattgctaaaaaaaaagaattttccCGTCGCGATTGATAAGGGTGTTTCTCGTCCATCTATTTTCATAGAAAATGCTTTTAATTTAAATTATCGCTAAAGAAATGATTTTCCCATCACGATTAGGGTCACTCTTTATTTTTACCTTGGGGGAATTTAACTGGACCTGTTCGTTTTAGCATTTGTGTCTTTTTCActcaaaaacaaattctcAGTTCAATGAATTCTGagactacttttttttttcacgtgAGCCAAAGCTCATTTATCtcacttttcttcttttttcttccttcgcacccctccctccctctggCCCAtcatctcgctgccgagcgccccagccccctcgctccgtcgctcgtgttcctcctcgcgcaaccgccgccgcccctccctccccatcccgctgccgagcgccccagccccctagctcgtcttcctcctcgcgggagcgccgccaccgcaggttgatctccccttcgattctctcgctcccgaccgtttctccttaatcttccccaattcttaactgaggcaaaaaatcaaggtagggcggccgccctaccttgccctgctgggtcctccgcccgtgccCAATAGCTGTGTATTTTCGCAAGATAAAAATTGGGGAGGTTGATCTGAACCCAGATGCCGTGCTTCGAGTCTGGCTGAAGCCCTGACCTAGGGTTCTTCGGTTCTCTTAGTCTCTGGGATCCTTATTTCGTGGTTGTTTAACTGTGATATTCGCTAGGTTTGTTATTAGGGAACACTCTTCTTGGGGTAAAACCGGGTTCATTAATTACGGTATATGGTTCGATTATTTGATGTTGCAAGTAATATTCTAGGGCAAAGGTAGCAATCTGAATCTTTGATGtctgtggaaaaaaaaatcggcgATCACGTCCTTCTATTTCACAAGCCAACCTTGCGTGTGACCAGCTGCAAGAATTTTGTGTGATCATCGGCTATAGTCTTAGTTTTGCCTTGCTATATGCAGGAGTAGTTGCCTTGCTAGGCTTCTGGGAGCCTTGTCAGTTCTCTTAGGGTGATTAATTTAAAGCATGTTCTCTGTGTATGACCACTTAGAGGAACATTTTTAGTAATTCTTTCAGTGATGTAAAACTTGTATATACATACTGTTCAAAGAAGTAACTTCTGGAGACAGACAAAGTTCGCAAAATTATTAGCACATTTCTATACCAGTATATAGCGTACAGATATCAAAGCATCTCGATCGTTGGATCTTTGCAATTGTATGACTGACACTCACGTACTTAGTAGAGGACCTTGTAGCAACACATGTACCGTTGGATAGAGAAATCTAACAGTCACTATCACAGCGATTCGCGGCCGGTCCCACCACCTTCCCCGTCCGCCCTTTACTTGAGTAATTCATCCGCGCATCTTGCTCTGGACTTCTTTATTAGATTCTACCAGGGCTGCACCTCTTTCGAGCAACGACAGCCAGGTATGCTGCTTCGGTAAAAGTGACCAGTAAATCATAACCTGGTAATAACCAGAAATCATACCCTGGTGTAATTTTGCATGTACCCTTTATTACTAATATATATAGCTTGATTTCTATCAGTATACAGAGTGGAATGGTTACAATGAGGACAGTTTTCTCTTTCACAGGTCAAATTCTGTACATGTATGTCTAGATAATGTCCAGTTGATGTAATTATAAATGTACTACTCTTTCCAATTATCGCAAGTTCACTTTCTTGCTAGCTTGCCATTGAGTGTGAAGGAAGTTCCTTTATTAAACAGCTCAAGAAATAAGGTTTTCTTCCAGATCTTAACATTTGCCTTAAGCATCAGGTTGTTTATCGGTAGGAGATGTAGGAAATTAATCCTAACTGTGCaattggtactccctctgtttctttttgtgagacataatttgtttcgttaagacaagtcTTTGACCAACTATTACTC carries:
- the LOC100825645 gene encoding serine hydroxymethyltransferase 4 gives rise to the protein MAMTAQPPMGRAALYSHQTTAALPPKHHPSPLRPPLLRAAARPVRLYAAVATDAASATTAAAAMDAVADWGLTSLEDADPEVYDLIEREKRRQRTGIELIASENFTSLAVMEALGSPLTNKYSEGMPGARYYGGNEVIDEVEELCRARALEAFHLDPASWGVNVQPYSGSPANFAAYTGLLQPHDRIMGLDLPSGGHLTHGYYTAGGKKISATSIYFESLPYKVSSDSGYVDYDRLDEKSMDFRPKLIICGGSAYPREWDYARLRAIADKCGAMLLTDMAHISGLVAAQEAKNPFVYSDVVTTTTHKSLRGPRSGMIFYRKGPKPPKKGQPEGALYDYEDRINFAVFPSLQGGPHNHQIAALAVGLKQTMSPGFKAYIQQVKANAVAIANHLMSKGYKMVTDGTENHLVLWDLRPLGLSGNKVEKVCDLCSITLNKNAVFGDSSALSPGGVRIGTPAMTSRGLVEKDFVQIAEYLHQAVTICLNVQKQRGKRFNDFTVDLENNKDIAELRADVQKFAISFEMPGFRVSDMKYKD